One stretch of Leptospira barantonii DNA includes these proteins:
- a CDS encoding SAM-dependent methyltransferase: protein MERTNDSDLKFQDPESALAVSSESNSYKFYKNIFFKALSPMKKGSIRLVLPNGEKAYLGDPESDVTPEFHKGIIHIHNPIFFKKTVLNGDLGFSESYMDGDWDTDDIRAVISWFIYNIEDSPSISGSKNRFAHLSLMNLGSRLLHLFRKNSIRGSKKNIVEHYDLGNDFYEKFLDPTMTYSCAYFKNTEESLEKAQLEKLDILCRKLRLKPDDHLLEIGTGWAGLSTYAVKNFGCKVTTYTISNEQFRYANEKIRKERLSDRIEVRLADYRKVEGTYDKLVTVEMLEAVGHEYFEDFFSMCNRVLKKDGLMVHQIITSPDARYQSFRKGVDFIQKHIFPGSLLPSIARINQAINRTGDFHLYSLEDMGVKYDHTLMSWLKGFDSNIALIRDMGFNESFIRKWRYYFSYCAAAFSMKNISVVQAVYTRPNNLTL, encoded by the coding sequence TTGGAAAGAACCAATGATTCAGACTTAAAGTTTCAAGATCCCGAATCCGCGCTTGCGGTTTCATCGGAATCCAATTCCTACAAATTTTACAAAAATATTTTCTTCAAGGCTCTTTCTCCGATGAAGAAAGGATCGATTCGTTTGGTTCTTCCAAACGGGGAAAAAGCGTATCTCGGAGATCCCGAAAGCGACGTTACTCCCGAGTTTCACAAGGGGATCATTCATATACACAATCCGATCTTTTTTAAAAAGACGGTTCTCAACGGAGATCTCGGTTTTTCGGAATCTTATATGGACGGGGATTGGGATACGGATGATATTCGCGCTGTCATATCTTGGTTTATATATAATATCGAAGATTCTCCTTCGATTAGCGGAAGCAAAAATCGTTTTGCACATCTCAGTTTGATGAATTTGGGAAGCAGACTTCTGCATTTGTTTCGAAAGAATTCGATTCGAGGAAGCAAAAAGAACATCGTGGAACACTACGACCTTGGGAACGATTTTTACGAAAAATTTCTCGATCCCACCATGACTTATTCCTGTGCGTATTTCAAAAACACGGAAGAATCATTAGAAAAAGCGCAATTAGAAAAACTGGATATTCTTTGCAGAAAACTGAGGCTCAAACCGGACGATCATCTTTTGGAAATCGGAACGGGTTGGGCGGGATTGTCCACGTATGCCGTGAAAAATTTCGGATGTAAGGTGACGACTTATACGATTTCGAACGAACAGTTCCGTTATGCGAACGAAAAAATCCGAAAAGAAAGGTTATCGGACCGGATCGAAGTGCGTCTGGCGGATTATCGCAAAGTGGAGGGGACCTACGATAAACTCGTAACCGTCGAGATGCTCGAAGCGGTCGGTCACGAATACTTCGAAGATTTCTTTTCGATGTGCAATCGAGTATTGAAAAAGGACGGACTGATGGTACATCAGATCATCACAAGTCCCGATGCGAGATATCAATCCTTTCGTAAGGGAGTGGACTTTATTCAGAAACATATTTTTCCGGGTTCTCTTTTGCCTTCGATCGCGAGGATCAATCAAGCAATCAATCGTACCGGAGATTTTCATCTTTATTCTTTGGAAGATATGGGCGTAAAATACGATCATACTCTGATGAGTTGGTTGAAGGGATTCGATTCCAATATCGCGTTGATTCGGGATATGGGTTTCAACGAATCTTTTATTCGGAAATGGAGATATTACTTTTCGTATTGTGCGGCGGCGTTTTCCATGAAGAATATCAGCGTGGTGCAAGCGGTTTATACAAGACCGAACAACTTGACGCTTTAG
- a CDS encoding DUF1365 domain-containing protein, which yields MNSCLYRANVMHDRRFPKRNRFRYGIFTFALDLDELKELGARSRWFAYNRKALFRFVDEDHLDFGKLGVKENILEYLKQNGMNEPVTKAILVTNLRILGYVFNPVSFYFFYGEGNSPLCAVAEVGNTFGEQKPFFLGKETWKDGAFRMKTGKFFYVSPFVGLKSEFEFILKPADEFLNIRIDALEDGEAVMTTTYTGRRVEWNDSNLIRMFFFYPLVTIQVIVLIHWQAFKLYLKGLPYIRKNENIDLQKGVHVGKNQ from the coding sequence TTGAATTCCTGCCTTTACCGCGCGAATGTGATGCACGATCGGCGTTTCCCGAAAAGGAATCGTTTTCGATACGGAATCTTTACATTCGCTCTCGATTTGGACGAGTTGAAGGAACTCGGAGCGCGATCCCGCTGGTTCGCTTACAATCGGAAGGCGCTTTTTCGATTTGTAGACGAGGATCATCTCGACTTCGGTAAACTCGGAGTAAAGGAAAACATATTAGAATATTTGAAACAAAACGGAATGAACGAACCCGTAACGAAGGCGATTCTTGTTACGAATCTAAGAATACTCGGATACGTTTTCAATCCGGTTTCATTCTACTTTTTTTACGGAGAAGGGAATTCTCCTTTGTGTGCGGTCGCGGAAGTAGGGAACACGTTCGGAGAACAAAAGCCGTTCTTTCTCGGAAAGGAAACCTGGAAGGACGGAGCGTTTCGAATGAAAACCGGAAAATTCTTTTATGTTTCTCCCTTTGTCGGGTTAAAATCCGAGTTCGAATTCATCCTAAAACCTGCGGACGAATTTTTGAACATTCGGATCGACGCCTTGGAGGACGGCGAGGCGGTCATGACGACGACTTATACGGGACGAAGGGTGGAATGGAACGATTCGAATCTGATCCGTATGTTCTTTTTTTATCCGTTGGTGACGATTCAAGTGATCGTATTGATTCATTGGCAGGCCTTTAAACTATATCTGAAAGGTCTTCCGTATATTAGAAAAAACGAAAATATAGATTTGCAAAAAGGAGTTCACGTTGGAAAGAACCAATGA
- a CDS encoding NAD(P)/FAD-dependent oxidoreductase, whose translation MKKETLAIIGTGISGMGCAHFLQKDFDLTIFEKGSYIGGHTNTIDVKEGNETIPIDTGFIVFNHATYPNLKRLFEELRVPTKKSSMSFSVQHVPDRLEFCGSGIRGLFTQKWNLFNFKFLRLLYNINRFNKEAPSILENSKYLNYTLDEYIREAGYHRDLLDYYLVPMSSAVWSTSDDGMLEFPAFALVRFFLNHGFLGLNTQHQWYTVDGGSKEYVKRLTAPIRDRFHIKSEVKSVETAGKRVRVVIKNGKSFLFDKVILATHADTSLKLLNKPSSLQKGLLKEFKYQKNIATLHTDGSSMPKMKLAWSSWNYRMERIGNETKASTVYWMNCLQGVSEKKDYYVSINDPGTVDRKKIIREIEYDHPLFTVGSLKAQSRLQELNQEGNVFFCGSYFRNGFHEDGLWSAKLLSEALLNRKVWN comes from the coding sequence ATGAAAAAAGAAACTCTTGCGATCATCGGAACCGGAATTTCCGGAATGGGTTGCGCGCATTTTTTACAAAAGGATTTCGATCTTACGATCTTTGAGAAGGGCTCTTATATCGGAGGTCACACCAACACGATCGACGTGAAGGAAGGAAACGAAACGATTCCGATCGACACGGGTTTTATCGTATTCAATCACGCGACGTATCCGAACCTGAAAAGATTGTTCGAAGAACTTCGGGTGCCTACTAAAAAATCGTCCATGTCCTTCAGCGTTCAACACGTTCCGGATCGTTTGGAGTTTTGCGGTTCTGGAATTCGAGGTCTATTTACTCAGAAATGGAACCTTTTCAATTTTAAGTTCCTGAGATTGTTGTACAATATCAACCGATTCAACAAAGAAGCACCTTCTATTTTAGAAAATTCTAAATATCTAAATTATACTTTGGACGAATACATACGGGAGGCGGGTTATCACAGGGATCTTTTGGATTACTATCTCGTCCCGATGAGCTCGGCGGTTTGGTCCACCTCGGACGACGGCATGTTGGAATTTCCGGCGTTTGCTTTGGTGCGTTTTTTTCTCAACCACGGATTTCTCGGTCTAAATACACAACATCAGTGGTATACCGTGGACGGCGGCTCTAAGGAATATGTAAAACGTCTCACCGCACCGATCCGGGATCGCTTCCATATTAAAAGCGAGGTGAAGTCCGTCGAAACGGCCGGAAAAAGAGTTCGAGTCGTTATAAAAAACGGAAAGTCTTTTCTTTTTGATAAGGTGATTCTCGCCACACACGCGGACACTTCCTTAAAACTTTTGAACAAACCGAGTTCTTTGCAGAAGGGACTTCTCAAAGAATTCAAGTATCAGAAAAATATTGCTACCTTACACACGGACGGTTCTTCCATGCCGAAGATGAAACTCGCTTGGTCTTCTTGGAATTATCGTATGGAACGGATCGGAAACGAAACAAAAGCGTCCACAGTCTATTGGATGAATTGTCTGCAAGGGGTTTCCGAAAAAAAGGATTATTACGTTTCTATCAACGATCCCGGAACGGTGGATCGTAAAAAGATCATTCGAGAAATTGAATACGATCATCCCTTGTTCACCGTCGGTTCTTTGAAGGCGCAATCGAGACTCCAAGAACTCAATCAAGAAGGGAATGTGTTCTTTTGCGGAAGTTATTTTAGAAACGGATTTCACGAGGACGGACTCTGGTCCGCAAAATTGTTAAGCGAAGCGCTTTTAAACAGGAAGGTTTGGAATTGA
- a CDS encoding YqaA family protein: MENNVWEFFSKLIPMYGGLGLAILSFAAATILPFSSEAALGLAIVSGIPPYEAVIWASIGNCAACSFNYALGYGSQTFVHNKLDSSPMFQKLYRRMETSGWPILLLSFLPVIGDPITILSGFFRQRLWLFVVVVFTLRIVRYILLAFFFVKA; encoded by the coding sequence ATGGAAAATAACGTTTGGGAATTTTTTTCCAAATTGATACCGATGTACGGAGGGTTGGGTCTCGCGATTCTATCTTTTGCCGCGGCTACGATTTTGCCTTTCAGTTCGGAGGCCGCCTTGGGTCTTGCGATTGTCTCGGGGATTCCTCCTTATGAGGCGGTGATTTGGGCTTCGATCGGAAACTGCGCGGCTTGCTCCTTCAATTACGCGCTCGGTTACGGTTCGCAAACGTTCGTTCACAACAAGTTGGATTCTTCCCCGATGTTTCAAAAACTCTATCGAAGAATGGAAACTTCGGGTTGGCCGATTCTTCTGTTGTCTTTTCTTCCCGTGATCGGGGATCCGATCACGATTCTCTCCGGATTTTTTAGACAAAGGCTTTGGTTATTCGTGGTCGTAGTGTTCACTCTACGGATCGTTCGTTACATTCTTCTCGCGTTTTTCTTCGTCAAAGCCTAG
- the pyrF gene encoding orotidine-5'-phosphate decarboxylase, whose amino-acid sequence MNFQSKFLTRSQSLKSLLCVGLDPDYCKLPEIIKRSPEPLVQFCREIIDATAPYAVAYKPNIAFFEVFGSSGIRQFEKVIGHLKSNYPQIPIVADIKRGDLDNTARQYARYYFGDLQVDSLTLSPYMGLDSLRPFLEYQDHLVFWLCLTSNPDSAQFQKKRFSETGRTLYEEVAYVSNSISPLNLGFVVGATNPSELETLRRQNPDRIFLIPGFGAQGAKLEYLFPVCGRHSLINSSRGIHFASNGLDFAMRAGQEAEKIHKAMQAKFVGL is encoded by the coding sequence ATGAATTTTCAAAGTAAGTTCCTAACCCGGAGCCAATCTCTCAAATCCCTTCTTTGTGTCGGACTCGATCCAGACTACTGCAAACTTCCCGAAATTATTAAACGAAGTCCCGAACCTCTCGTTCAATTCTGTAGAGAGATCATCGACGCGACTGCTCCCTATGCGGTCGCATACAAACCGAACATAGCATTCTTCGAGGTTTTCGGTTCTTCCGGAATTCGACAGTTCGAAAAAGTGATCGGACATCTCAAAAGCAATTATCCTCAGATTCCGATCGTAGCGGACATCAAACGCGGGGATCTGGATAATACAGCGAGACAATACGCCCGTTATTATTTCGGAGATCTGCAAGTGGACAGCCTTACTCTTTCTCCGTATATGGGATTGGATTCTTTACGTCCTTTTCTGGAGTATCAGGATCATCTCGTATTCTGGCTTTGTCTTACTTCCAATCCGGACTCGGCTCAATTTCAAAAGAAACGATTTTCGGAAACGGGTAGAACTCTTTACGAAGAAGTCGCTTACGTTTCCAATTCGATTTCCCCGTTGAATCTCGGGTTCGTCGTGGGTGCGACCAATCCTTCCGAATTGGAAACTCTCAGAAGACAAAATCCGGATCGTATCTTTTTGATTCCTGGATTCGGCGCACAAGGCGCCAAGCTCGAGTATCTTTTTCCCGTTTGCGGACGTCATTCTCTCATCAACTCTTCGAGAGGAATTCATTTCGCGTCGAATGGGCTCGATTTTGCGATGCGCGCCGGTCAAGAAGCCGAGAAGATTCACAAGGCGATGCAAGCGAAGTTCGTCGGCTTATGA
- the speE gene encoding polyamine aminopropyltransferase: MELWLDEALELKNGRALKIKVKEFLHSRTTPFQKIDVFESEGFGRMFTLDGVVMMTEADEFAYHEMIVHVPMMSHPNPEKVLVIGGGDGGTVREVLKHPSVKEVHLCEIDKGVIDVCYEYFPEIANAMKDPRVKHAYEDGAKYVKDYQNYFDCIMVDSSDPVGPAEVLFKRPFYETMANCLKEGGICTTQGESFYYHGPIIRELFNFIPEIFNHCGYYYTVVPTYPSGIIGFTYCSKGPDPYAVVPDPKRVPQGLKYYSAEMHKAAFVLPQFAQKHIVRK; encoded by the coding sequence ATGGAACTCTGGTTAGACGAAGCATTAGAACTCAAAAACGGACGCGCTCTTAAGATCAAGGTAAAGGAGTTTCTGCATTCCAGAACGACTCCTTTCCAAAAGATCGACGTGTTCGAATCCGAAGGTTTCGGAAGAATGTTCACTCTTGACGGAGTGGTCATGATGACCGAAGCCGACGAGTTTGCGTATCACGAGATGATTGTTCACGTTCCTATGATGAGCCACCCGAACCCCGAAAAGGTTCTGGTGATCGGAGGAGGAGACGGAGGAACCGTTCGCGAGGTTCTCAAACATCCTTCCGTGAAGGAAGTTCATCTTTGTGAAATCGACAAAGGTGTGATCGATGTTTGTTACGAGTATTTCCCTGAAATCGCAAACGCGATGAAGGATCCTCGCGTAAAACACGCCTATGAAGACGGCGCAAAATACGTAAAAGATTATCAGAACTATTTCGATTGCATCATGGTGGATTCTTCCGATCCTGTGGGCCCTGCTGAAGTTCTTTTTAAGAGACCTTTCTATGAAACGATGGCCAACTGTTTGAAAGAAGGCGGGATCTGCACGACTCAGGGAGAAAGTTTTTACTATCACGGACCGATCATCCGCGAGTTGTTCAACTTCATTCCCGAGATATTCAATCATTGCGGTTATTACTACACTGTGGTTCCTACGTATCCTTCCGGAATCATCGGGTTTACATACTGCTCTAAAGGACCGGATCCTTACGCTGTGGTTCCGGATCCGAAAAGAGTTCCGCAAGGACTGAAGTATTATTCTGCCGAGATGCACAAGGCGGCGTTCGTGCTTCCTCAGTTCGCGCAGAAACATATAGTACGCAAATAA
- a CDS encoding S-adenosylmethionine decarboxylase gives MSLKTRETQKLVTRFSYLRNSLEIQTTDSGETYLSTREPIPVGEVVAVWGGKAVHKNELPGLSGLSTPHRVHKDFYLVSPLHDDGVDSIYFIRQKEDANCGYQGDITLVALRDIAAGEEISFHSAMNSPELALSNGKNADEFRTRFHKHFPTYIQSQIDADEELKVHPAFVDGAWGLLTSIDLENCDPGLIRDADAIKRYVIELCDLIEMKRFGETVVVHFGEDERVAGYSMFQLIETSCISAHFANDTNTSYIDIFSCKSYDPKVASEFTRKFFQGGAMRLTVTNRF, from the coding sequence ATGAGTCTGAAAACCAGAGAAACACAAAAATTAGTAACCCGTTTTTCTTATCTCAGAAATTCTCTTGAGATTCAAACCACCGATTCAGGAGAAACGTACCTCTCGACAAGAGAACCGATTCCTGTCGGTGAAGTCGTAGCCGTTTGGGGAGGCAAGGCTGTTCATAAGAATGAACTTCCTGGACTTTCCGGATTGTCTACACCGCACAGAGTTCACAAGGACTTCTACCTTGTATCTCCTCTGCACGACGACGGAGTCGATTCCATCTACTTCATCCGTCAGAAAGAAGACGCGAACTGCGGTTATCAAGGAGACATCACCTTGGTGGCGCTCAGAGATATCGCCGCGGGAGAGGAAATTTCTTTTCACTCTGCGATGAATTCTCCGGAGCTTGCTCTTTCTAATGGGAAGAATGCGGATGAGTTCCGTACTCGCTTTCATAAACATTTCCCGACCTACATTCAATCTCAGATTGATGCGGACGAAGAATTGAAAGTGCATCCCGCTTTTGTGGACGGCGCTTGGGGTCTTTTGACTTCCATCGATCTCGAAAACTGCGATCCAGGTTTAATCCGCGACGCGGACGCGATCAAACGTTACGTGATCGAACTTTGCGATCTGATCGAAATGAAACGTTTCGGTGAGACCGTTGTCGTTCACTTCGGGGAAGACGAAAGAGTCGCTGGTTACTCCATGTTTCAGTTGATCGAAACTTCCTGTATCTCGGCGCACTTTGCAAACGATACGAATACTTCGTATATCGATATCTTCTCCTGCAAGTCTTACGATCCGAAGGTAGCTTCCGAGTTTACCCGTAAATTTTTCCAAGGCGGCGCGATGAGACTCACCGTGACCAACCGCTTCTAA